In the genome of Roseimicrobium gellanilyticum, one region contains:
- the lspA gene encoding signal peptidase II, which produces MLRLLLLLSLPLYILDQWSKHWIVQNIDVQSEELVVVENFFTIHHVKNTGIAFGQFNGGQYSNYIFGGIALGALALITWLYRKGLFPGGLSRTAIALLASGVCGNFTDRILHGYVVDFLSFDLHVKFANPWPTFNVADSCVVVAAILLAIASFKEVPEQKTA; this is translated from the coding sequence ATGCTGCGACTGCTTCTTCTCCTCAGCCTTCCGCTCTACATCCTCGACCAGTGGTCCAAACACTGGATCGTGCAGAACATCGACGTCCAATCGGAAGAGTTGGTAGTGGTGGAGAACTTTTTCACAATCCATCATGTCAAGAATACCGGCATTGCCTTTGGCCAGTTCAATGGGGGGCAGTACTCGAACTACATCTTCGGCGGAATCGCGCTGGGGGCACTGGCGTTGATCACCTGGCTGTACCGGAAGGGGCTCTTCCCCGGAGGCCTTAGCCGGACCGCGATTGCGCTGCTGGCATCGGGCGTATGCGGGAATTTCACAGACCGGATCCTGCACGGCTACGTGGTGGACTTCTTGAGCTTCGACCTGCACGTGAAGTTCGCGAATCCCTGGCCGACTTTCAATGTGGCGGACTCGTGCGTCGTGGTTGCGGCCATCCTGCTCGCGATTGCCTCCTTCAAAGAGGTGCCTGAGCAGAAAACGGCGTGA
- a CDS encoding LysM peptidoglycan-binding domain-containing protein translates to MNLTPKKKNMRSLSLSSALFSAFALQLSAQSEPETPKAPVTIEPGLEKAVEWKWWVVPSDSVKNWANPTPQPAEQVPGTPGANGATTTGATEPRPREYEVKKGDVLTHIGRRYGITAQQLKEFNGFTKDTIHIGQVIKIPTMEEVMAMAPPPEPKKETRKKQEEESSQPQTPKAPAMLPPGQEDLLMQIYLDREGFSCGSVDGNAGPTFTKILQLYRDNHPEFIDMTSLKEKALEVVGHPLTAYTLKPEDFRFIAKPAPSLNTTPVRRKGSNKAAAAKEEVEPATTYEELTSAPMLLYRNAWEFVAERYHCDELFLRGLNPRVKTLEPGTGLQVPNVIPFEIEKAFEGTLQPVADPENPVTVALVELTRLEVSRGGKVIAVAPVGFARPGLRGAGSWTIHQAVPLPKLATLQELKEAPKPSATVLIQTGDANPTAPPPTPSVVAPTVSRAALASEQFIAEGPNNPVGLVWLNLSKTKTKEALPYGLHGTSIPRRIKSQEGIGGIRLTNWDLMRIVRLIPADTQMQWK, encoded by the coding sequence GTGAACCTGACGCCCAAGAAGAAGAACATGCGCTCCCTGTCCCTCTCGTCCGCCCTGTTCAGTGCGTTTGCACTCCAGCTTTCCGCGCAATCCGAACCGGAGACGCCGAAGGCTCCCGTCACGATCGAGCCGGGGCTGGAGAAGGCCGTGGAGTGGAAATGGTGGGTGGTGCCCTCGGACTCGGTGAAAAACTGGGCGAACCCCACCCCCCAGCCAGCGGAACAGGTGCCAGGCACTCCAGGTGCGAATGGGGCCACGACCACGGGTGCAACCGAGCCACGCCCACGCGAGTACGAGGTGAAGAAAGGCGACGTGCTCACCCACATCGGCAGGCGCTACGGCATCACGGCACAGCAGCTCAAGGAATTCAACGGATTCACGAAGGACACCATCCACATTGGGCAGGTCATCAAGATCCCCACCATGGAGGAAGTCATGGCCATGGCGCCACCGCCAGAGCCCAAGAAGGAAACCCGCAAAAAGCAGGAGGAAGAATCCAGCCAGCCCCAGACGCCGAAGGCTCCTGCGATGCTGCCTCCCGGACAAGAGGACCTGCTCATGCAGATCTATCTCGACCGCGAAGGGTTCTCCTGCGGCTCCGTCGATGGCAACGCGGGCCCAACCTTCACCAAAATCCTGCAGCTCTACCGCGACAATCATCCCGAGTTCATCGACATGACGTCGCTCAAGGAGAAGGCCTTGGAGGTCGTGGGCCATCCGCTGACGGCCTACACTTTGAAGCCCGAGGACTTCCGATTCATTGCGAAACCAGCGCCGAGCCTCAACACGACGCCAGTCCGCCGCAAAGGCAGCAATAAAGCGGCGGCGGCGAAAGAAGAAGTGGAACCTGCCACCACCTATGAAGAGCTCACCTCTGCTCCCATGCTCCTCTACCGGAACGCATGGGAATTCGTGGCGGAGCGCTACCACTGCGATGAACTCTTCCTGAGAGGACTGAATCCCCGGGTCAAGACCCTGGAGCCCGGCACGGGGCTGCAAGTGCCGAACGTGATTCCGTTTGAGATTGAGAAGGCTTTCGAAGGCACGCTCCAGCCCGTGGCAGATCCGGAGAATCCGGTGACGGTGGCGCTTGTAGAGCTGACCCGCCTGGAGGTTTCCCGCGGTGGCAAAGTGATCGCCGTGGCCCCTGTTGGCTTTGCCAGGCCTGGACTTCGGGGAGCAGGTTCCTGGACGATTCACCAGGCCGTTCCCCTCCCCAAGCTGGCTACGCTGCAGGAGCTGAAAGAGGCGCCCAAGCCCTCTGCCACGGTCCTGATCCAGACCGGCGATGCCAACCCAACCGCGCCCCCGCCCACACCTTCGGTAGTGGCGCCCACGGTTTCGCGCGCCGCGCTGGCCAGTGAGCAATTCATCGCGGAGGGTCCCAACAATCCGGTGGGGCTGGTCTGGCTCAATCTTTCCAAAACCAAGACGAAGGAAGCCCTTCCCTACGGACTGCACGGCACGAGCATCCCCCGCCGCATCAAGTCCCAGGAGGGCATCGGCGGCATCCGCCTCACCAACTGGGACCTCATGCGCATTGTGCGCTTGATCCCTGCGGACACACAGATGCAGTGGAAGTAG
- a CDS encoding tetratricopeptide repeat protein — MSSTYPQALHQLLTEFEGFRDLGMWQAAGEVLERIPAEWTNHPDVLLARLDVLVGNNDWTEALHLSEQLGAALKDHPEAWYGIACAHSQQGNIQAAMDAVKHCVSLDNSYSSRVLQEPLLAPMWNENRLWE; from the coding sequence ATGTCATCAACCTACCCGCAGGCGCTTCATCAATTGCTCACCGAGTTCGAGGGATTCCGCGATCTCGGCATGTGGCAGGCTGCCGGGGAGGTGCTGGAAAGAATCCCTGCGGAATGGACCAACCATCCCGACGTGCTCCTGGCGAGGCTGGACGTGCTTGTCGGCAACAATGACTGGACCGAAGCCCTGCACCTCTCCGAGCAACTGGGCGCTGCGCTGAAGGATCACCCCGAGGCGTGGTACGGCATTGCTTGCGCGCACTCGCAACAGGGAAACATCCAGGCAGCCATGGATGCCGTGAAACACTGCGTCTCGCTGGACAATTCCTACAGCAGCCGTGTACTCCAGGAGCCGCTGCTGGCTCCGATGTGGAATGAAAATCGACTCTGGGAGTGA
- a CDS encoding TauD/TfdA family dioxygenase, whose amino-acid sequence MIPREDALQELQQNGYLHLNFAGNQTSAQRFVQSLGELMPQYDKGIAWNVKPRQGQSKMRNSLGKAEIAPHTEFYETPLVPPKYVALYCVEKASCGGGAIAVADMRGFISGMDPKLRKRLETTPFTFSSEAGLRSQNFGSEAIVCPISKDGGSSDVLRFCTGGMRCGQEELVTEYKGALLEYFHEHSRDFVQEPGSLLVWDNHICVHARSTKFTCQKRHLVRYWVSGPSEVPAGQKFKAGIMFADVRGYSKLEDKDKETFHTTTLNKLLEEAMARSGVIQFREQNLWGDGIFCCHDDLGKLAHFAVNLTQAFDDYSAKGGPILRLRTALHYGEVQANEVSLNGSTRSMHHGSDIVTPARLEPVVEPGQVWCTTEAAMMFRKPLAVVPQGYSLKSLTYVRFAKDHGTHFTYWLRKDRENETSLNQAEEMVYSSLSKRNERSRLEIWCDKLLERAQGDFSPPSIFVTWEKLIQRLLYAGACKKALSVLKQYNSWLSKRNLLSSDTRDLLLCMSIRAQKFQADKELDPGFRAYLDELRERSKSKADVRNETLLVIADALMSLALTAEDISDAEGFLSHAYDMYLQILIKPQAALDEEQRNGMRFVGVSYYAEGSRNQHVVLALWALADYLKWAILTPAANQAASPSSDAASMLLNWFQLSKKCMELSVIHSPTSWASFAIAALMRGDVKALTDILDFAMRQDSDPRLTQNYDWAVFHDLVRPLINVLASCKLLENAPIKGIAASAKSHLEGTVPSDEGDTSVS is encoded by the coding sequence ATGATACCGCGGGAAGATGCACTGCAAGAGCTCCAACAAAACGGTTACCTACACCTCAACTTCGCAGGGAACCAGACTTCGGCTCAGAGGTTTGTGCAGTCTCTGGGGGAGCTGATGCCACAGTACGACAAGGGCATCGCCTGGAACGTCAAACCCAGGCAAGGTCAGTCCAAGATGCGCAATTCCCTGGGAAAAGCGGAGATCGCGCCCCATACGGAATTCTACGAGACGCCACTCGTCCCTCCGAAGTACGTGGCCCTGTATTGCGTGGAGAAGGCAAGCTGCGGCGGAGGCGCGATCGCCGTCGCGGACATGCGGGGATTCATTTCGGGGATGGATCCCAAGTTGCGGAAGCGTCTGGAAACCACCCCGTTCACGTTTTCATCTGAAGCCGGGCTGCGGTCGCAAAATTTCGGCAGCGAAGCGATTGTTTGTCCGATTTCCAAGGATGGTGGCAGCAGCGACGTTCTCAGGTTCTGCACCGGCGGGATGAGGTGTGGACAGGAGGAGCTTGTGACAGAGTACAAAGGAGCCCTGCTTGAGTACTTTCATGAGCATTCGAGGGACTTTGTGCAGGAGCCAGGATCTCTCCTGGTCTGGGACAATCACATCTGCGTGCATGCAAGGTCCACGAAGTTCACCTGCCAGAAACGCCATCTGGTTCGGTACTGGGTTTCTGGGCCAAGTGAAGTTCCTGCCGGCCAGAAGTTCAAGGCAGGCATCATGTTCGCTGACGTGCGCGGCTACTCCAAGCTGGAAGACAAGGACAAGGAAACATTTCATACCACCACCCTGAACAAGCTTCTCGAGGAGGCCATGGCTCGAAGTGGGGTAATCCAGTTTCGCGAGCAAAATTTGTGGGGGGATGGCATCTTCTGCTGCCACGATGATTTGGGCAAGCTTGCCCACTTTGCGGTAAATCTTACCCAGGCATTTGACGACTATTCTGCGAAGGGCGGTCCCATCTTGCGGTTGCGGACCGCTTTGCACTATGGCGAGGTCCAGGCGAACGAAGTTTCGCTCAATGGCTCGACTCGCAGCATGCACCACGGGTCTGATATTGTAACGCCCGCCCGGCTGGAACCTGTGGTGGAGCCGGGACAGGTATGGTGCACCACTGAGGCTGCCATGATGTTCCGGAAGCCGCTGGCCGTCGTTCCCCAAGGTTACTCACTCAAGTCGTTGACTTACGTGAGATTTGCCAAGGATCATGGTACTCACTTCACCTACTGGTTGAGGAAGGATCGCGAGAACGAAACCTCCCTCAATCAGGCCGAAGAAATGGTGTATAGCAGTTTGTCGAAGAGGAACGAGCGCTCACGCCTCGAAATTTGGTGTGACAAGCTGTTGGAGCGTGCCCAGGGGGACTTTTCACCTCCAAGCATCTTTGTCACTTGGGAGAAGCTCATTCAGCGGTTGCTCTACGCAGGTGCCTGTAAGAAGGCGTTGTCTGTTTTGAAGCAGTACAACTCGTGGTTGTCCAAGCGAAACCTTCTCTCCTCAGACACCAGAGATTTGCTTTTGTGCATGTCCATTCGTGCACAAAAGTTTCAGGCGGACAAGGAACTGGATCCCGGCTTTCGAGCCTATTTGGACGAATTGAGAGAGAGAAGTAAGTCCAAAGCTGATGTCAGGAATGAGACTTTGCTGGTGATTGCCGACGCTTTGATGTCCCTGGCTCTTACCGCGGAAGACATATCTGATGCTGAGGGGTTTCTGTCTCATGCCTACGACATGTATCTCCAGATATTGATAAAGCCCCAGGCAGCCCTGGACGAAGAACAGAGAAACGGAATGAGGTTTGTGGGAGTTTCCTACTATGCGGAAGGGAGCAGAAACCAACATGTGGTTCTCGCCCTATGGGCGCTCGCCGATTACCTGAAATGGGCTATTCTCACACCAGCCGCAAACCAAGCTGCAAGTCCTTCGAGCGATGCGGCATCCATGCTCTTGAATTGGTTTCAATTGAGCAAAAAGTGCATGGAACTATCCGTGATTCACTCACCAACAAGCTGGGCGAGTTTCGCGATTGCTGCCCTCATGCGTGGGGATGTGAAAGCGTTGACCGATATTCTCGATTTCGCGATGAGGCAGGATTCTGACCCGCGACTCACTCAGAATTATGACTGGGCCGTTTTCCATGATCTGGTGCGTCCATTGATCAACGTCCTAGCCAGTTGTAAGTTGCTCGAGAATGCACCCATCAAAGGTATTGCGGCCTCAGCAAAGTCACACCTGGAGGGGACCGTTCCTTCAGATGAGGGCGACACGTCCGTGTCTTGA